The bacterium genome includes a region encoding these proteins:
- a CDS encoding DUF4403 family protein, with amino-acid sequence MKARALFSGFVLLLGGLLCGCATSKPSLAIPASDSPQRSFAPAPPTVIRMPVKLAFPKVTDLPKDIPQWLDQEVHRVNRLLQTKVKDLGWKLSALRGATDLEKLPKLWDAMQEPIFLEKNIWLLIRPEALSSGVAQADPKNPFLWNLVLEMTAHPQVVFGPEPQVTLRKLPPFGLYKFGPEGFHAVGDTTVSFKEANRILADPKNGLVNYRIKGTGSYRLKVKGVKLYGSQGEVIAQTLIEYYPLINFDGEPSQMTIYFRGHPTFNPHNEIFYLKDLDFDVKTGDLLMQVANWILKSDIRDALRKKARIPVEGKLEQLRQRMNVVLNRPVGQHASLKTDMESFRILEAFVDRDGIRARMSLDGTAQLELLDR; translated from the coding sequence ATGAAAGCGCGCGCCCTTTTTTCCGGCTTCGTCCTTCTCTTGGGTGGCCTGCTTTGCGGATGCGCGACCTCGAAACCTTCGCTCGCCATTCCCGCTTCCGATTCCCCGCAGCGTTCCTTCGCCCCGGCCCCGCCCACGGTCATCCGCATGCCCGTGAAACTCGCCTTCCCCAAGGTCACCGACCTGCCCAAGGACATCCCCCAATGGCTGGACCAGGAGGTCCATCGGGTGAACAGGCTCCTGCAGACCAAGGTCAAGGACCTGGGATGGAAACTTTCCGCCCTGCGCGGGGCGACCGACCTGGAGAAACTCCCCAAGCTCTGGGACGCCATGCAGGAACCCATCTTCCTCGAGAAGAACATCTGGCTGCTGATCCGTCCCGAAGCCTTGAGCAGCGGGGTCGCCCAAGCCGATCCCAAGAACCCCTTCCTTTGGAACCTGGTGCTGGAAATGACCGCCCATCCCCAGGTGGTCTTCGGGCCCGAACCCCAGGTCACCCTCCGGAAGCTCCCGCCCTTCGGTCTTTACAAGTTCGGCCCGGAAGGTTTCCACGCGGTCGGCGATACGACCGTCAGCTTTAAGGAAGCCAACCGCATCCTGGCGGACCCCAAGAACGGATTGGTGAATTACCGCATCAAGGGGACCGGCAGTTACCGCCTCAAGGTGAAAGGCGTGAAGCTCTACGGGTCCCAGGGCGAGGTCATCGCCCAGACCCTCATCGAGTATTACCCGCTCATCAATTTCGATGGGGAACCCTCCCAAATGACCATCTATTTCCGGGGGCATCCCACCTTCAACCCCCATAACGAGATCTTTTATTTGAAGGACCTGGATTTCGACGTGAAGACCGGGGACCTGCTGATGCAGGTGGCCAATTGGATCCTGAAATCGGACATCCGCGACGCCTTGCGGAAAAAAGCCCGCATCCCGGTGGAAGGGAAGCTGGAACAACTGCGCCAAAGGATGAACGTGGTCCTGAACCGTCCGGTCGGACAGCACGCGAGCCTGAAGACCGACATGGAATCCTTCCGGATCCTGGAAGCCTTCGTGGACCGGGACGGCATCCGGGCCCGGATGTCCCTGGACGGCACCGCCCAACTGGAGCTCCTGGACCGCTAG
- the gatC gene encoding Asp-tRNA(Asn)/Glu-tRNA(Gln) amidotransferase subunit GatC — translation MSLSEKDVQYVAKLARLQVTDEEVGRYTQQLANILEYVEQLGKLDTSNVEPLTHPLDVKNVFRPDEIRPSLTQAEVLSNAPEPQSGHFKVPKIM, via the coding sequence TTGTCCCTTTCCGAAAAAGACGTCCAATACGTGGCCAAACTGGCCCGCCTCCAGGTGACCGACGAAGAGGTCGGCCGCTACACCCAGCAGTTGGCGAACATCCTGGAATACGTCGAACAATTGGGCAAGCTCGATACCTCCAACGTGGAACCCTTGACCCATCCCTTGGACGTGAAGAATGTCTTCCGCCCCGATGAGATCCGCCCCAGCCTGACCCAAGCCGAGGTCCTGTCCAACGCGCCGGAACCCCAGAGCGGGCATTTCAAAGTGCCCAAAATTATGTGA